The sequence below is a genomic window from Deltaproteobacteria bacterium.
TTCACGATCGCCGGGCCCGACGTGATGATGCCTCCGAGGTCGAGCTTCCGGAGCAGCGCACCCGTCCCGGCATCGAAGGCCCGAAGCTGACGCGAGCCGTCGCCCACGAAGAACAGACCGCCCGCGATCCCAGCGGGCCCGAAGCTGAAGACATTGCACTCCGTCGGCGGACACTGCCACGCGACGGCGCCGGTCGCGGCGTCGAGAGCGAAGATGTAAGGCGGCCCGGTGAAGGTGGCGGCGTAGATCTTCCCGAACGCGACCCCCGTGGACGGGCTGAATCCGCCGGCCTCCCCTCCCGCCACCACCGCTTGCTGCCAGACGAGAGCGCCGGTGTCCTGATCGACGGCGTAGTAGACGCCGTTCTTGCTCCCGACCCCCGACCAAGGGAGAACCGCGAAGGAGACGATCAGGCCCAGTGCCCAGAGCGCGATCAGCAGGATCTGCGAGAGCGGGCAGGATGACGAGAGGAGACCCGCGACGGCGGCAGCCCATGCGTGCATGGTGCGTGGCAGCGCGGACCCGGATCACCCCTCGGCGAAGAG
It includes:
- a CDS encoding PQQ-like beta-propeller repeat protein; protein product: MHAWAAAVAGLLSSSCPLSQILLIALWALGLIVSFAVLPWSGVGSKNGVYYAVDQDTGALVWQQAVVAGGEAGGFSPSTGVAFGKIYAATFTGPPYIFALDAATGAVAWQCPPTECNVFSFGPAGIAGGLFFVGDGSRQLRAFDAGTGALLRKLDLGGIITSGPAIVNDMVFVGVGLGPTGEQQGVYGLALQGRHTAARARRTARGDRS